One genomic window of Paracoccus alcaliphilus includes the following:
- a CDS encoding acyl-CoA dehydrogenase family protein, with the protein MTPDPWHMLSDEERMFCDVLTRLCAEQIAPRAAETDETSGFVHDQLAVLAEAGMMGANLPEEYDGSSISAPALLRAVSIVAGACGSTASALTAHYLATDSILIGGTDAQKREWLPRAATGTVLGAFALTEPTAGSDPADMKTRARRTDGGWHLKGSKCFISNGGVADFLVVYAVTDPDKAHRGISAFILPKGTPGLDAGPPERTMGLKGGHVFTLNLDCQLPADALLGEEGKGFRTAMQVLDNGRIEVAAQCLGMAKAAMDAAIAYARDRVIGGQALSERQGIRWMIADMGVAYQSALLVAQDAARQRDLAHQGGGRFSLAASMAKLAASEAAGRIADTALQLHGGYGYTRDFPIERINRDLRIMRIYEGSSEIQRIIISGNMLA; encoded by the coding sequence CTGGCATATGTTGTCCGACGAGGAACGGATGTTCTGCGACGTGCTGACCCGCCTCTGCGCCGAGCAGATCGCACCAAGGGCCGCCGAGACCGATGAGACCTCGGGTTTCGTCCACGACCAGCTTGCGGTTCTGGCCGAGGCCGGGATGATGGGTGCGAACCTGCCCGAGGAATATGACGGCAGCAGCATTTCCGCGCCCGCGCTGCTCAGGGCGGTGTCCATCGTGGCCGGTGCCTGCGGGTCCACGGCATCGGCGCTGACGGCGCATTATCTGGCCACCGATTCGATCCTGATCGGCGGGACGGATGCGCAGAAACGCGAATGGCTGCCGCGCGCGGCGACGGGCACGGTGCTGGGGGCTTTCGCGCTGACCGAACCGACCGCCGGTTCCGACCCCGCCGATATGAAGACCCGCGCCCGGCGCACCGACGGCGGCTGGCATCTGAAGGGCAGCAAGTGCTTCATCTCGAACGGGGGCGTTGCGGACTTTCTGGTCGTCTATGCGGTGACCGACCCCGACAAGGCCCATCGCGGGATTTCCGCCTTCATCCTGCCCAAGGGCACGCCGGGCCTTGACGCCGGTCCGCCCGAGCGCACCATGGGATTGAAGGGCGGCCATGTCTTTACCCTGAACCTCGATTGCCAGCTGCCCGCAGATGCGCTGCTGGGCGAGGAAGGCAAGGGTTTCCGTACCGCCATGCAGGTGCTGGACAACGGCCGGATCGAGGTCGCGGCGCAATGTCTTGGCATGGCAAAGGCGGCGATGGATGCCGCCATCGCCTATGCCCGCGACCGGGTGATCGGCGGGCAGGCACTGTCCGAACGGCAGGGCATCCGCTGGATGATCGCCGATATGGGCGTGGCTTATCAGTCGGCGCTGCTTGTGGCGCAGGACGCAGCCCGGCAGCGCGATCTGGCGCATCAGGGCGGCGGGCGGTTTTCGCTGGCGGCCAGCATGGCGAAACTGGCGGCCAGCGAGGCGGCGGGGCGCATTGCCGATACCGCGCTGCAACTGCATGGCGGCTATGGCTATACCCGCGATTTTCCCATCGAGAGGATCAACCGCGATCTGCGCATCATGCGGATCTACGAAGGGTCCAGCGAAATTCAACGCATCATCATTTCCGGCAATATGCTGGCCTGA
- the hutU gene encoding urocanate hydratase, which yields MDNPRHNTRDIFPATGTEITAKSWLTEAPMRMLMNNLHPDVAENPHELVVYGGIGRAARTWKDFDLIVDSLRKLEGDETLLVQSGKPVGVFRTHKDAPRVLIANSNLVPHWANWDHFNELDKKGLAMYGQMTAGSWIYIGAQGIVQGTYETFVEAGRQHYGGDLRGKWVLTAGLGGMGGAQPLAAVMAGACCLAVECDETRADFRIRTRYCDEKTHSLDEALAMIDRWTKAGEVKSVALIGNAADIFPELYKRGIRPDIVTDQTSAHDPVHGYLPQGWTVAEWRARQESDPKGVEKAARASMRKQVEAMVAFHDAGIPTVDYGNNIRQMALEEGFDRAFAFPGFVPAYIRPLFCRGVGPFRWAALSGDPEDIYKTDQRVKELVDDPHLHNWLDMARERIAFQGLPARICWVGLGVRHKLGLAFNEMVRNGELKAPIVIGRDHLDSGSVASPNRETEAMRDGSDAVSDWPLLNALLNTASGATWVSLHHGGGVGMGFSQHSGMVICCDGTEDADARLARVLWNDPATGVMRHADAGYDIALDCAREHGLNLPGIL from the coding sequence ATGGATAATCCCCGTCACAACACCCGCGACATCTTCCCCGCCACCGGCACCGAGATCACGGCAAAAAGCTGGCTGACCGAAGCGCCGATGCGGATGCTGATGAACAACCTGCATCCCGATGTGGCCGAGAACCCGCATGAACTGGTGGTCTATGGCGGCATCGGCCGCGCCGCCCGGACATGGAAGGATTTCGACCTGATCGTGGACAGTCTGCGCAAGCTGGAAGGCGATGAAACCCTGCTGGTCCAGTCGGGCAAGCCGGTGGGCGTGTTCAGGACCCACAAGGACGCACCGCGGGTGCTGATCGCGAACTCGAACCTTGTGCCGCATTGGGCGAACTGGGACCATTTCAACGAGTTGGATAAGAAGGGTCTGGCGATGTATGGCCAGATGACCGCCGGATCGTGGATCTATATCGGCGCGCAGGGCATCGTTCAGGGCACCTATGAAACCTTTGTCGAGGCGGGTCGCCAGCATTACGGCGGCGATCTGCGCGGCAAATGGGTGCTGACCGCGGGTCTGGGTGGCATGGGCGGCGCGCAGCCTCTGGCCGCCGTCATGGCCGGGGCCTGCTGTCTGGCCGTGGAATGCGACGAGACCCGCGCCGATTTCCGTATCCGCACCCGCTATTGCGACGAAAAGACCCATTCGCTGGACGAAGCTCTTGCGATGATCGACCGCTGGACCAAGGCGGGCGAGGTGAAATCGGTGGCGCTGATCGGCAATGCGGCGGATATTTTCCCCGAGCTTTACAAGCGCGGCATCCGTCCCGATATCGTCACCGACCAGACCAGCGCGCATGACCCGGTGCATGGCTATCTGCCGCAGGGCTGGACCGTGGCCGAATGGCGTGCGCGACAGGAAAGCGATCCCAAGGGCGTCGAGAAGGCCGCGCGGGCATCCATGCGCAAGCAGGTCGAGGCGATGGTGGCCTTCCACGATGCGGGCATCCCGACCGTGGATTACGGCAACAATATCCGCCAGATGGCGCTGGAAGAGGGGTTTGACCGCGCCTTTGCCTTCCCCGGCTTCGTGCCCGCCTATATCCGCCCGCTGTTCTGTCGGGGTGTCGGCCCGTTCCGTTGGGCGGCGCTGTCGGGCGACCCCGAGGACATCTACAAGACCGACCAACGGGTGAAAGAACTGGTCGATGACCCGCATCTGCACAACTGGCTGGACATGGCGCGGGAACGGATCGCGTTTCAGGGCCTGCCCGCGCGGATCTGCTGGGTCGGGCTTGGGGTGCGCCACAAGCTGGGCCTTGCCTTCAACGAAATGGTCCGCAATGGCGAATTGAAGGCGCCTATCGTGATCGGGCGCGACCATCTTGATTCGGGGTCAGTTGCCAGCCCGAACCGGGAAACCGAGGCGATGCGCGATGGCTCGGACGCCGTTTCCGACTGGCCGCTGCTGAATGCGCTGCTGAATACGGCGTCGGGTGCCACCTGGGTCAGCCTGCATCACGGCGGCGGCGTCGGCATGGGATTCAGCCAGCATTCCGGCATGGTCATCTGCTGCGACGGCACCGAGGATGCCGATGCGCGCCTTGCCCGCGTGCTGTGGAACGACCCCGCCACCGGGGTGATGCGGCACGCCGACGCGGGTTATGATATCGCGCTGGACTGCGCGCGGGAACACGGGTTGAATCTGCCCGGTATTCTCTGA